The following nucleotide sequence is from Salvia splendens isolate huo1 chromosome 2, SspV2, whole genome shotgun sequence.
GAAGATGGAGCTAAGCCGGTAAGAGAGAGACAAAGGAGGTTGAACCCACTTATGCAAGAAGTGGTTGAAAAAGAAGTGAAGAAATTGTTGAAATATGGGATGATCTATCCCATttccgatagtgagtgggttagcCCGGTGCAATGTGTACCAAAGAAAGGGGGAATAACCGTGACTGTCAATGAGAAGAATGAAGTTTTGGCAACTCGATTGGTGAACTCATGGAGAGTGTGCATGGATTATAGAAAGTTGAACACGGCGACAAGAAAAGATCACTTCCCGTTGCCATTTCTGGATCAGTTGCTCGATAGGATCGCGGGTTATTCCCATTATTGTTTTCTAGATGGATATTCGGGGTACAATCAGATTGCAATTGCCCCGGAAGATCAGGAAAAGACGACATTCACATGTCCTATTGGAACTTATGCCTTCCGccggatgccttttggtttgtgtaatgcaccggctacattccaacgttgcatgatggtAATTTTTTCCGATATGAATGAAGATATCatggagatcttcatggatgatttctccgTCTTTGGATCCTCATTTGACTTTTGCTTAGAAAACTTGAGACGGGTCCTACAAAGATGTGAGGAGTCAAATCTCGTGCTAAATTGGGAAAAGTGTCAATTTATGGTCAAGGAGGGCATAGTGTTGGGACACAAGGTGTCGGAGTTGGGGTTGGAGATGGATAAGGCgaagattgatgtgatctcgaagttacctcccccaacgaatgtgaagggcatccgtagtttccttggtcatgcgggattctaccgacggtttataaaagatttttcaaagattgcaaagccacTTTGCAACTTGCTTGAAAAGGATGccaagttcgtctttgatgGGAAATGCCTTGAGGCATTTGAATTGTTGATGAAAAAGCTAGTCGAAGCTCCTATTATTATCACACCCGATTGGTCAAAGCCGTTTGAGTTGATGTGTGATGCTTCAGACTATGGTGTGGGGGCCGTTCTAGGCCAAAGGAGAGACAAGGTCCTACACGCCGTCTACTATGCTAGCAAAGTACTCAATGAAGCTCAACTGAATTACACCACGacagagaaggaaatgttaACAGTTGTGTATGCTTTCGAGAAGTTTCGTGCTTACTTACTTGGCACGAAAGTGGTAGTGTTCACGGACCATTCAGCTATCAAATATTTGATGAATAAGAAAGATGCAAAGCCTCGGTTGGTAAGGTGGATCCTCTTACTACAAGAGTTTGATGTGGAGATtaaagacaaaaaggggaccgaGAACTTGGTAGCTGATCATCTCTCTAGACTAGAGGGATTGGAAGAGACGGAagatgaaagaaagaaaaggataaatGAGAAATTTCCCGACGAGCAAGTGTTGCAAGTGGAGGCTCGGGAAACATATGTGCCGTGGTTTGCCAATTTGGCAAACTACCTTGTTACGGGCATTATACCAGAAGGGTTGTCATCTAACCAAAAGAAGAAGTTTTTGAGTGACACCCGCACATATGTTTGGGAAGATCCGTTTCTCTTCCGGATTTGTAGTGATGGAGTGATTCGAAGGTGCGTTGGAGAGCATGAGCACCTTCAGATTTTGTCTGCATGCCATGATTCGTTGTATGGCGGCCACTTTGGAGCACGACGAACTGCTTTTAAAGTGCTTCAGTCCGGATTCTTTTGGCCATCGATCTTCAAGGATGCAAAAGCCTATGTAGAACGATGTGACAGTTGCCAAAGAGCCGGCAATATCTCGTGGAGGAATAAAATGCCGATGAATAATATTCACGAGGTAGAacttttcgatgtttggggaatagacttcatgggaccGTTTCCCAAGTCTAATGGGCAGCAATACATTCTCGTTGCTGTCGACTACGTATCTaagtgggtagaggcagtggccTCGGCAACCAATGATGCCAAAGTGGTGTTGAAATTTATCAAGAATCACATCTTTAACCGCTTTGGGACACCACGAGCCATTATCAGTGATGGAGAAACTCATTTTTGCAACAAATTGTTTGAAAACCTCCTAGGAAAGTATGGTGTCCAACACAAGGTTGCTACCCCTTATCATCCCCAAACGAGTGGTCAAGTTGAAGTCTCCAATCGTGAGATAAAGCGGGTGCTTGAGAAAGTTGTACGGCCGTCTCGGaaggattgggctcaaaagTTAGATGATGCTTTGTGGGCATATCGAACGGCGTACAAGACCCCGATTGGAACTTCACCATACAAATTGGTATTTGGGAAGGCTTGCCATTTGCCGGTAGAGCTTGAGCATAAAGCTTTTTGGGCTTTGCAAAAgcttaatttggattatgatgctgcaGCCGAGAAGAGGATGTGCGATTTGAATGAGATGGATGAGTTTAGGCTCCGTGCATATGAGAGCGTTGACCTCTACAAGGAGCGGGCTAAGAAGATTCACGATGCAGCCATTAAGCCTCGTCAATTCCATGAGGGACAACTGGTCCTTTTGTACAACTCTCGGCTTAAACTGTTTCCGGGCAAGCTCAAGTCTAGATGTTGAGGTCCTTATGTGGTGCACAAGGTATACCCCTATGGTGCTGTGGATGTTCGGGATCAGAAGAATGGTAGCATTTGGAAGGTGAATGGCCAACGTTTGAAGGCCTATGTAGGAGTTGAAGGTGGCATGGAGACAGAAGAAGTGACTACACTAGTGGACTCAAGAGTGTagatcaaggatgaagaaggtcgagccaacgactataaacaaaggcgctgattgggaggcaacccaagtttttttttttttttttttttttgatttcatatgttggaggttttgtttgctcaattctttcctctaacatttattttgaattgagtgtttctttttgtaggttttgtttctttttgtaaGAGCAACATGGAGATGTGATGTATGTTGGAGCTTATGAGGATGCACACCCACAAAGAAAAAtacacccacccacccacccgaatgcactatggacttcatgccaagtttgggggagtccTCTTTCCCTTTACTTCATTTATAttcttctttgcatgcattgaggacaatgatgcattcaagtttgggggggtcgTTTGAAGTTGAATAATGCTATACATGATGAATGTTTTTTGGGTGTATTGTTTGATAAAAGTGTTTCGAATCATGTAATTGATGGGTGCATGCTTTATcctcggctttctggttgggaaatcttatttgattttacttgatctttgaagcctaggatgaatggaatgggtgcatgaatttacttgaaagagcatgttgtgattacaatcgatttcttgagttgaggagagtgtGAAAATCGCATGTCTTGTTGAAATTATTTtagattgatttgctttatcgagtgaagtgcttgcgttcgtttgtgtcaacgatttgggaggataaggcactaggatgaactcaaTGGCCAAAtaatcacatgcctagtccatcaaatgatcccctagaatccactttgagcttaatctcctattatttgtgtaaacacttagcctatCACTTAGCCAAttaaataagcctcattttagcctcattgaaagaccttgctactatttgggtgctaaatactaATTTGAGCTGGGTGGTTGAATgttgagtgttgggtggtgtattgcaaaagtgtagacatttttagacttgatgtaatgtataagtgaaaagaatgaagttcttagagaaaaaaaaaacaaaaagaaagaaaaagacgacctccaaatttgcaaGAGTCGAGGTCTTgtttagaaaaaaatgaaagaagaagaaaaaaaagttgtgaaataaagtaagagcttctatttgtgtaatatgtaatcttgtctagatttgatctcaagtttgggggagtgagagttggttgtaatattttgttgtttgatctttggaaggaagttgtaggagggaagaatttggcactcaaatgtgttccctttgagctcactatccatatgtatcctacctcatccctagccccattacaaccttgaattaagaccttggacctttttgttgatgcttgtggatgctttgtaaataacttggtagagttaatgaagtttgatttgaaatccgcgagtctatgtggtaagtaatgcttgacgagtcaatgatgacggtttgagttgtatgattacatgtttggacttactttgaaatgcaccttgacttgaagttctaagttgataagtgatggttcatgagagtgggaaatcttgattgaaattgttgggggtttagactttgtcattcatgtctctacgtgattcattcttttgaaaacttttgaaaaaaCTTTTGTGAGTTGAGCTTCAAAGTGTTGTGTTTTATATGATCTTGCCCGAGGACGAGcaagtaaataagtttgggggtatttgatgtgaatcaaatttacattgttatttccataactttacatgatttatatagtttgatgcttgcaaaagtgtgttttatggtgtaggaagaggagtaaatggtgaaacaaagaaggaaactcggagggtgaaaagctgtgcagaaagctctcaaaagtggccacccggccgggttaatttcatgcccaaaaataccacccggccgggtgattttcgcGAGGCATGGGAAGTCCAGGAGGGGTCGAATTtatgtcacccggccgggttaattttaTGCCCAAAAataccacccggccgggtgatttaaTTATAACTGCAAATGCAGTTTCTGTCGGCAGTTTCAGAGGGAGGAGAGAGGAGTTTTTGGCGGAGAAAGAGGGAGaaaaaaaaggtagagagaggCGGAATTGAATTGACAGGGAGAGACGCCATTTTTGGAGAATTGGGCATTTGGAGAAATAGTGAATAGAAAGTGACGTGTGGTTTTTTGAGAGAAGGAAATTGATTGAAAAATAAGAGTCCAAGTCAAAGCTGCTATTTCTTCAAGCTCCATGGTTAAAAGGgtttttcttccaatttttaTTCTTCCTAGTCCGATAATGATTGGCTAAAAATCTtgtgttgctccaagttgtaatctaggcttgtatgAATGTTTTTACACCAGTGAACTTATGTGATTGTTTCCAACAATGTGCTTAATATTATTCACTATAATTTTGGCTAATAATATAGTGATGTTATTTCTTatgctattgtctctttaacatagtttaggaatgtttgattgttggattgctatcgaatttgaattgttcagaggataatttgatagtggattaagtaggAGCTTATAGTAGAAGATCTTTTATTCCCGCGCTTCTGCAGGAATTTAATAtctttgaaaattaattcatggaacaagtgttcagctgactgtgaattatacgtcaCAAATATGTTCAGTGTACGtgattaggttgatgttttaatcccttcatgtgtttcattgttaaaggtgtagaataatacaagcctcgtgagcaacttggagtgacatctttCTCCTTTTTGAAAAGTTTCACTTAGTTAACTTGTAGTTGCTTTTTGTCATCAACTTTTGGAAATCAAAATCTTCAAAACAAATCAGCTTTTAGTAtgtattttctttgttttagaattaaataatcaattccttccctgtggatcgacactcgaagtattACAATCGacactgtattcttgcagtattgctgtaatattagagttaattaattaaacttgtgTTATTATACACTTGATAATtgaactcgaaaattacacatcaagttttggcgccgttgccggggagggcaatagattgtttaacttctagtttgtgttttgttttatttttatttgatctttctcttatttttgtaGGTACTCATTTCGTGTTCTTGGaggtgatagccatctaccgcgtctggacttgaagacgaaggagtatATTTTCTAGGTGACATCTTTTAACTCTTAGTTAGGTAGTTTAGTTTTCACTTAAGCACACACACTTTATAGtacttaccccgaagttgtcgagaggtctcgctttcggtaataGGGAAATATattgtgcttgtgcttggtgtattttctgttgcgcaggtaaaaaaaaaaaaaaaagtgaatgcacacgcgatcacagggtacaccaccgtttggactactctgttatcaaagaagaagTAAGGTCAGAGGTTCAGAGTTTGAGATATTCCCGGACTATTCGAGTCCATTCAGAAGTAACCGACTCTTTGGTGAAGAAAGGGATCAGGATTCAGACGGTGAATCAATGGCAGATCACAATGAGATTCCACCACCCGTGGTGAGGTTTGGCGACACTCTAAGATCGGGAATTGAGCATCCGGGGGAGTTTGCTTATGCAAACGACAACGtcaacattccacctcactacatTAGTTTGGTGAATGGAGGAAATCTTTTCCACGGACGGGATGAGGAAGATCCGGTGAGCCACCTCAATGCCTTTTATGAGCTGAAAAACTCGCATAGACCTCCAAATGTGGAGCATCATCGGATTAAGAGGGCCCTATTTCCGTTCTCGTTGAGGGAGAACGCAAGAGCGTGGTATGACTCACTCCCGGGCTACAACATAGCAACGTTCCAAGAGTTGAAGACGTTGTTCCTCTTGGAATACAATTCTCctatgaagattgagaagttgagagaggagatcaccTCTTTCCGACAGAAGTATGACGAGTCCTTCGCGGAAGCATGGAAGAGATTCACGGAATTGATAAGGAAATGCCCAAGTCACGGactagctccggggcatgaccttttgaaattctacaaGGGACTCAACAGTGAAGGCACGGGATTGGTGACTGCAGGTTCGAATGGGAACCTAGATGATCTAACTCACGATGAGGTAAGGGCTTTGTTTCAAAGGCTGGCCAACAATCAACGGAATTGGCACAATCCAAGGCGAGGGGCTGATAGAGCAGGAGATACATTTGGTGCTACAAAGGATGCGGAAAGAGTGACTGCAATTGAGGCTCAACTGGCGGACATTAGCACTCAAATGTCGTCGATGACAAAGGCAGTTAAATCTCTTCAACTGACTCCTCAACCCCAAGCTGTGACGGTGATGAGATGTGGGTTGTGCCAAGGCGggcatcatactgatcagtgcCCAAGTCTTCAAGGACCACCTGTGGAAGATGTGAACTATATTGGCAACAATCGGCAAGGGTTCAATCAGGGCAACCAATACAACAATCAGCAAAATTGGATGCCTCAACAAACGGGATGGAATCAGGCTGGTCCTAGCAACAACTCGGGAAATCAATGGAGGAACAACACTCAACCGccgggttatgagaagaagccaaCCGTCGAGGATCAGTTGGGGCAGATTCTCTCTTTCATGActaagagtcaaaaggagaacgaaaatttcaaggaaaggACGGTGGAAAAGTTTGGGCAGATGGATGCGACAATGAGGAATCTTGAGACGCAGATAGGGCAGCTTGCCACGGCATCACACACGAGGATTCCTAACACCATCCCGAGCAATACCGTACCTAATCCGAGAGGCAATGAACAGTGTAAGGCAGTGGTCTTGAGAAGTGGTCGTGAGTTGGATTCGACACCATCAATGGACGgccaaggtacttccggcatctcacacgcaggggcggatgagatgttaggcttgcattcctcgcacgcaggggcggacgaggcatgtaagggaagtcccgcgttggtgcagggtgcccaacatggtcaagaacaggctgcatcCGGCAGCAAGGAAAATGGTGTAGAATCCGAGTTAAGCGAGAAGTTTTTGGCAGAAAAGAAGGGAAAGCAGAAAGTAGAGATGGGATCAAAGGGACAGCTGATGACAAGTCCGGCATTAGACCCGAAAAGCAAGTTCAACTTCCCTGATCACATTCCTCCTCCACCATATCCaccgaagaggaagaagagagctcCAAAGGAGAAAAGCTTCGAGTGGATGATGAACGTGATTCGAAAAGTGAATGTGGATGTATCGTTGGTGGACCTCTTCACTAATTTCCCCAAGTTCTCCAAGTTCTTCAAGGACATGATGGCAAACAAGGAGAAACTTCAAGACGAGGGAATAGTGGCAttgagcatgaattgctcaCAACTGATTTCGGGAATGATGCCCATGAGTATAATATCCATAAACACAAAATCGTTTACTCTGCAAATTAAACAAGAATATgcttattattaatatattacaCTGAATTATGCGTAAAAAGATTAAGGTACACGTAGCGTAGGTAGCGATTAACTTTTTCTGATTATATATTGACGGCGGAAGGCGGTGGCGCCGCCGGATAGCTGCCACATCATTTAGTCATAAAAGATTTGTCAATTAATACGAAATATATGtgaaaattgataaaaatagcATGAAATCCTTTCAGCTTATTGGATTATATAATCTGACGTGTGCTCTTGCATAATTCTGGGTGATCATTAATCATAAATTAATGGACTGGTCCCTCACAATAAATGTTTGTATAGGGATAGATAATTAagcttattaatttaatatagctATCCACTTGTTAATTAATCGTCCTTAAATTTATTAATCTACACCAATTGTCTTAGTTTCGAGTACtttgtgtatatatattatttctAAATTATAGATTTATTACTTTTGTTCTGACaaactataaatataatatttttgtcTGATTCAAAATTACGCTATATATTAGATAACGAAAAATAACCTCAActgaatattataaatattatagcATATGAGATAAAATTGATGTGGTATATAATAATATCAGAATGCATATATAcgcaaaataatttaaaagtgaaaataaaagggacaaaaaattaagaatatatAGTGGAATCTTGAATCTAGCTATATGATACATTTGGGATTTTGTTGATCTGGTGGGTAATCATAATAATTGTTCCGTTATAACTTATAAGACAGTAtgacatatttttataaataagatGAATCAAAATTCGTGATATCTTATGATCATATGAAATGTTTATggaaatttaaaatgaaatagaCAAGTATATGTGATGTTGATAATTTGGTCAAATCAAATACTTTAATATTTGCATAAAATCAACTAACTCATTTTCTAAGGAAGATTAAGCTGgatcatttcttattttatttattagtatgcTCATCAAGCAAAGTGAAGGCTACAAGTTTagttaatttatgaaatttcataaaaaaaagtttctaaCATAATCCCTTGGACAATAAGATAAGAGTTGGCACTATGCCAAAGAAACTCCTGTACACGCTACATAAGATATGAAAACTACTTCATTGAAATCTATACTTGTCTGTATAATGATTGTAGTTATCGTggacatgtatatatattatcaaTACCACGCTGAACAAtatctgaaggggttggcagcggaagcgtgcatgaataaaaccgatcacatgaatttgatctatttagtagattatttaaacaaattctattcgcgtaattatcccacgtatcatgctcataacttgaatcataatcatgctttagaacaaataaatcctaaagCATGTATACTACGTAGTTAGCCagtttacctcgttgattcactgaagaatcgaagatggcttgcgtcttctccacgtgaagatcttcagaactcgacctcagatcttctgactggtgtctcggactgtagactgatatttgtgtgggcaaatctcaccagtgtactaggacttgaataacgaagacagaactctgcTCACGGAAGAAAGCAATTttcgatctctctctctcaaaaagAGTGGACGCAAAATTTTGAACAGAAAAAGTGTTTTTTtccctttattctcctatttatattaagtcacatattgggtccagtcagggatctaaggaagaatttggaaatagcctcacccaattagctttttactaattaaattgaacccacaatttaatacaagcttatattggaatattacacgcagccactacagaagtaatattgcactgcctttccaaatccaaaattacaagtattccgggtttcctttaaattgtttaattttatttcccgcgcttaagatagaaacattcattaattaatcaatgtctcctatggacttaattaattaacatattttaatttctaagagtggacttagcaagaaattcttatttattattcatagagtaattaaactccaactagctaggttccgaataataaaaccttgtttcgagctcctcttgtggatgttatcaaatgagactctcctcgcgcacgattcaa
It contains:
- the LOC121774335 gene encoding uncharacterized protein LOC121774335; its protein translation is MADHNEIPPPVVRFGDTLRSGIEHPGEFAYANDNVNIPPHYISLVNGGNLFHGRDEEDPVSHLNAFYELKNSHRPPNVEHHRIKRALFPFSLRENARAWYDSLPGYNIATFQELKTLFLLEYNSPMKIEKLREEITSFRQKYDESFAEAWKRFTELIRKCPSHGLAPGHDLLKFYKGLNSEGTGLVTAGSNGNLDDLTHDEVRALFQRLANNQRNWHNPRRGADRAGDTFGATKDAERVTAIEAQLADISTQMSSMTKAVKSLQLTPQPQAVTVMRCGLCQGGHHTDQCPSLQGPPVEDVNYIGNNRQGFNQGNQYNNQQNWMPQQTGWNQAGPSNNSGNQWRNNTQPPGYEKKPTVEDQLGQILSFMTKSQKENENFKERTVEKFGQMDATMRNLETQIGQLATASHTRIPNTIPSNTVPNPRGNEQCKAVVLRSGRELDSTPSMDGQEKKGKQKVEMGSKGQLMTSPALDPKSKFNFPDHIPPPPYPPKRKKRAPKEKSFEWMMNVIRKVNVDVSLVDLFTNFPKFSKFFKDMMANKEKLQDEGIVALSMNCSQLISGMMPMSIISINTKSFTLQIKQEYAYY